A genomic stretch from Vibrio neptunius includes:
- a CDS encoding glycosyltransferase family 4 protein: MKILLLTQWFDPEPTFKGLLFAKSLQDEGHEVEVLTGFPNYPGGKVYDGYKISVYKKEIVDGVTVHRVPLYPSHDGSAVKRIFNYVSFAVSSFVIGLLKTRKVDVIYSYHPPLTTCLSALLLSRCKRIPFVVDVQDLWPDTLSATGMVSNQKILSVVGKICDLIYQRASKIVVLSPGFMNKLISRGVPAEKIEIIYNWCNEPALMDYHDSDVSLPNNGKLNLLFAGNLGFAQGLPAIVDAAELLQHNNTSVNVVILGDGIAKEEAIVRGQDKSLNNLYFLPRVPMNQVGGLLSNADILLVHLKDDDLFRITIPSRTQASLAVGKPIVMGVQGDAADLIRESGAGIVCAPNSPSELASSIQTIASKTQEERLKMAENARKFYFEKLSLAKGVKKFIAVFEEVT; this comes from the coding sequence ATGAAAATTCTATTGCTTACTCAGTGGTTTGACCCCGAACCAACATTTAAAGGTTTACTGTTTGCTAAGTCTTTGCAAGATGAGGGACATGAAGTCGAGGTATTAACCGGTTTTCCAAATTATCCTGGAGGAAAGGTCTACGATGGCTACAAAATATCTGTATACAAGAAAGAGATTGTCGATGGCGTAACCGTGCATCGTGTTCCGTTGTACCCAAGTCATGATGGCTCGGCGGTGAAGCGCATTTTCAACTATGTATCGTTTGCTGTTAGTTCGTTTGTCATCGGTTTGCTTAAAACTCGAAAAGTTGATGTTATCTATAGCTATCACCCTCCTTTGACGACTTGTTTATCAGCACTTTTGTTGTCTCGTTGTAAGCGGATTCCCTTTGTGGTTGACGTACAGGACCTTTGGCCAGATACGCTTTCTGCAACAGGAATGGTGAGCAACCAGAAAATTCTGAGCGTTGTGGGAAAAATATGTGACTTGATATACCAGAGGGCTTCAAAGATTGTTGTACTCTCACCTGGCTTTATGAATAAGCTAATTTCTCGGGGAGTACCAGCGGAAAAGATCGAGATTATTTATAACTGGTGCAATGAACCAGCACTCATGGATTATCATGATTCTGATGTATCGCTTCCCAACAACGGAAAGCTTAACCTCTTGTTCGCCGGTAATTTGGGTTTTGCACAGGGTCTACCTGCAATTGTCGACGCTGCAGAGCTATTACAGCATAATAATACTAGCGTGAACGTCGTAATTTTAGGGGATGGTATCGCTAAAGAAGAAGCGATTGTGAGAGGGCAGGATAAAAGTTTAAACAACCTATACTTTTTGCCTAGGGTTCCTATGAACCAAGTTGGTGGTCTATTATCCAATGCAGATATTTTACTTGTACACTTGAAGGATGACGATTTGTTTAGAATTACTATTCCATCTCGTACTCAAGCAAGCCTAGCTGTAGGCAAACCCATTGTCATGGGAGTGCAAGGTGATGCAGCTGACCTCATACGCGAGTCTGGTGCCGGTATCGTTTGCGCTCCGAACTCACCTTCTGAACTAGCTAGCTCAATACAGACCATAGCATCCAAAACACAAGAGGAACGCTTGAAAATGGCTGAAAATGCACGGAAGTTTTACTTCGAAAAGCTTTCGCTTGCTAAGGGTGTTAAGAAGTTCATAGCAGTTTTTGAAGAGGTAACATGA
- the wecB gene encoding UDP-N-acetylglucosamine 2-epimerase (non-hydrolyzing) — translation MKKMKVMSVVGTRPEIIRLSRVLAKLDEHCEHILVHTGQNYDFELNEVFFNDLGVRKPDYFLNAAGKNAAETIGQVIIKVDEVLEKVQPEAMLVLGDTNSCISALPAKRRKVPIFHMEAGNRCFDQRVPEETNRRIVDHTSDINLTYSTIARDYLLAEGLPADRVIKTGSPMFEVLNHYMDQIDASDVLKRLKLHQSEYFVVSLHREENVDSPEQLAKLAETLNTVAERYALPLIVSTHPRTRNRIEAQGLEFHKNIQLLKPLGFHDYNHLQKNAKAVLSDSGTINEESSIMNFPALNMREAHERPEGMEEASVMMVGLTAERVMQGLKVLESQPSGDMRLLRLVEDYSMPNVSDKVIRIIHSYTDYVKRVVWKQY, via the coding sequence ATGAAAAAAATGAAAGTAATGTCAGTGGTTGGCACTCGCCCTGAAATTATTCGCTTATCTCGTGTACTTGCTAAGCTTGATGAGCATTGCGAACATATTCTGGTGCACACAGGGCAAAATTATGACTTTGAGCTAAATGAAGTTTTCTTTAATGATCTTGGAGTTCGTAAACCAGATTATTTCCTAAATGCAGCAGGTAAAAATGCCGCAGAGACTATTGGTCAAGTTATTATCAAGGTTGATGAAGTTCTAGAGAAAGTACAGCCAGAAGCAATGCTTGTTCTAGGTGATACTAACTCTTGTATTTCAGCACTGCCTGCAAAACGCCGTAAAGTGCCAATTTTTCATATGGAAGCGGGCAACCGTTGTTTTGATCAACGCGTTCCCGAAGAGACAAACCGCCGGATTGTAGATCATACCTCTGATATTAACCTTACATACAGTACTATAGCTCGCGACTATCTTTTAGCTGAGGGCTTACCTGCTGATCGAGTGATTAAAACGGGTAGTCCAATGTTTGAAGTTCTGAATCACTATATGGATCAGATTGATGCTTCAGATGTCCTCAAGCGACTGAAGTTACACCAAAGCGAATACTTCGTAGTGAGCTTGCACCGTGAAGAGAATGTAGACTCTCCTGAGCAATTAGCAAAGTTAGCAGAAACACTAAATACTGTCGCTGAACGCTACGCGCTTCCGCTTATTGTTTCTACTCATCCACGTACGCGAAATCGTATTGAGGCTCAAGGGTTAGAGTTTCATAAGAATATCCAGCTACTAAAGCCATTGGGTTTCCATGATTACAACCATCTTCAAAAGAATGCGAAAGCGGTTCTTTCTGATAGCGGCACTATTAATGAAGAGTCTTCGATCATGAACTTTCCCGCGCTGAATATGCGCGAAGCACATGAAAGACCAGAAGGTATGGAAGAAGCATCAGTCATGATGGTTGGTCTAACAGCTGAGAGAGTAATGCAAGGCTTGAAAGTTCTTGAAAGCCAGCCATCAGGTGATATGCGTTTACTTCGTCTAGTAGAAGATTACAGCATGCCAAATGTATCAGATAAGGTGATTCGTATTATCCACTCTTACACAGATTACGTTAAACGAGTTGTTTGGAAACAGTACTAG
- a CDS encoding polysaccharide biosynthesis protein, producing the protein MLSFCGKILLITGGTGSFGNAVLDRFLETDIKEIRIFSRDEKKQDDMRKKYNSPKLKFYIGDVRDYNSILSATRGVDFVYHAAALKQVPSCEFHPMEAVKTNVLGTDNVLEACIANEVSRVVCLSTDKAVYPINAMGISKAMMEKVIVAKSRNVNPDKTVISATRYGNVMASRGSVIPLFLRQIINGEPITITDPNMTRFMMTLNDAVDLVLHAFTRGVNGDIFVQKAPAATIEVLVEALKKITSKPDHQVNIIGTRHGEKLYEALCSREEMFVAEDQGGYYRIPSDNRDLNYSQYVEEGEQDLSTIEDYNSHNTERLGVAGMIKLLHKLEFISAIEAGGVNVPEGV; encoded by the coding sequence ATGCTTAGTTTTTGTGGGAAAATTCTTTTGATTACCGGGGGCACTGGTTCATTTGGTAATGCTGTTCTGGATCGTTTCTTAGAGACCGATATCAAGGAAATACGTATATTCTCTCGTGATGAGAAAAAACAAGATGATATGCGTAAAAAATACAACTCGCCTAAACTAAAATTCTATATAGGTGATGTGAGAGACTATAACTCCATTTTATCGGCGACTCGTGGTGTTGACTTTGTATACCATGCCGCAGCATTGAAACAAGTTCCCTCTTGTGAATTTCACCCAATGGAAGCAGTAAAGACTAACGTCCTTGGTACGGATAATGTTCTAGAAGCTTGTATTGCAAATGAAGTGTCTCGAGTTGTTTGTTTGAGCACTGATAAAGCAGTTTACCCTATTAATGCGATGGGGATTTCCAAAGCAATGATGGAAAAAGTCATTGTTGCAAAGTCTCGTAATGTCAATCCTGACAAAACAGTAATATCGGCGACACGTTACGGAAACGTTATGGCGTCTCGTGGTTCTGTTATCCCACTATTTTTACGCCAGATTATAAACGGTGAACCAATTACTATTACCGATCCGAATATGACTCGATTTATGATGACTTTGAACGATGCTGTTGATCTGGTGTTACATGCATTCACACGTGGTGTAAATGGTGATATTTTCGTCCAAAAAGCGCCAGCGGCAACGATAGAAGTATTAGTTGAAGCCTTGAAAAAGATAACTTCTAAACCTGACCACCAAGTCAATATTATTGGTACACGACACGGTGAAAAGTTGTATGAAGCACTATGTAGTCGTGAAGAAATGTTTGTTGCTGAAGATCAAGGTGGTTACTATCGAATTCCATCTGACAATAGAGATTTAAACTACTCTCAATATGTTGAAGAAGGTGAGCAGGATCTAAGCACGATTGAAGATTATAACTCTCATAATACTGAGCGCTTAGGCGTAGCGGGCATGATTAAATTACTTCATAAGCTAGAGTTTATTTCAGCTATAGAAGCTGGCGGTGTAAATGTTCCGGAAGGTGTGTAA
- a CDS encoding NAD-dependent epimerase/dehydratase family protein, giving the protein MKILITGAKGFIGKNLSLLLKEQGKYIVTEVDRDTSASELNEALAQTDFVFHLAGVNRPKNDSEFKEGNTDLTSHIVAVLKDSGRKVPLMISSSTQAVSDNAYGASKAEAEKVVETYGQETGSPYFIYRFPNVFGKWCRPNYNSFVATFCHNILNDIEISIHDYNAPVALIYIDDVCKCLMALLDGDTPSGATKVTPEYPTTVGYVADTLKAFKRSRDTLITENVGFGLERALYSTYLSYMQPSQFSYTVPSYGDERGVFCEMLKTKQAGQFSFFTAHPGITRGGHYHHTKNEKFLVIKGQALFKFEHVITGERYELTVDSDKPEIVETVPGWSHDVTNVGSEELIVMLWANEIFDREAPDTIAKPL; this is encoded by the coding sequence ATGAAGATTCTAATTACCGGAGCAAAAGGTTTTATTGGAAAGAACTTATCTCTACTTCTTAAAGAACAGGGTAAGTACATAGTTACTGAAGTTGATCGCGATACTTCTGCAAGTGAGTTGAACGAAGCATTAGCTCAAACTGATTTTGTTTTTCACCTTGCGGGTGTTAACCGCCCGAAGAATGACTCAGAGTTTAAAGAAGGTAATACAGACCTAACTTCTCATATTGTCGCTGTTTTGAAGGATAGTGGCCGTAAGGTTCCTTTGATGATTAGCTCATCAACACAGGCTGTCAGCGACAATGCGTATGGTGCCAGTAAAGCGGAAGCTGAGAAAGTTGTAGAAACTTATGGGCAAGAAACAGGATCGCCTTACTTCATTTACCGCTTCCCAAATGTATTCGGTAAGTGGTGCCGCCCAAACTATAATTCTTTTGTTGCGACCTTTTGCCATAATATTCTGAATGACATCGAGATTAGCATTCATGATTATAATGCTCCAGTTGCATTGATTTATATCGATGATGTTTGCAAGTGTTTGATGGCTTTGTTAGATGGCGACACTCCATCTGGTGCAACCAAGGTTACTCCTGAGTACCCAACAACAGTGGGCTATGTTGCAGACACGCTAAAGGCGTTCAAACGCAGCCGTGATACCTTAATTACTGAAAATGTGGGATTTGGTTTAGAGCGCGCCCTATATTCAACTTACTTAAGTTATATGCAACCTAGTCAGTTTAGCTATACCGTTCCAAGTTATGGAGACGAAAGAGGAGTCTTTTGTGAAATGCTAAAGACGAAGCAAGCTGGTCAGTTCTCGTTTTTTACTGCTCACCCAGGTATCACTCGCGGTGGACATTACCACCATACTAAGAATGAAAAATTCCTCGTGATCAAAGGTCAAGCTTTGTTCAAGTTTGAACATGTGATTACTGGCGAACGTTATGAACTAACAGTTGATAGCGACAAGCCAGAGATTGTAGAGACAGTTCCAGGGTGGTCACATGATGTGACTAACGTAGGCTCTGAAGAGTTGATCGTTATGTTATGGGCGAATGAAATTTTCGACCGTGAGGCACCAGATACAATTGCGAAACCTCTGTAA